A stretch of the Verrucomicrobiia bacterium genome encodes the following:
- a CDS encoding MTH1187 family thiamine-binding protein, whose amino-acid sequence MSLLLELSMSPMDKGQSVSAYVARSLEIIDKSGLPYRLGPMGTCIEGEWDEVMDVVKRCYEAMGRDCGRITISIKADYRKGRTGRLESKVESVEKTLGRSLKK is encoded by the coding sequence ATGAGCCTGTTACTCGAACTTTCCATGTCGCCGATGGACAAAGGACAGAGCGTGAGCGCCTACGTAGCGCGCTCGCTCGAGATCATCGACAAGTCCGGGCTGCCTTACCGCCTCGGGCCCATGGGCACGTGCATCGAAGGCGAATGGGACGAAGTCATGGACGTGGTGAAGCGCTGCTACGAGGCCATGGGCCGCGACTGCGGGCGCATCACGATTTCCATCAAGGCCGATTACCGCAAAGGCAGGACCGGACGCCTCGAGTCCAAAGTCGAATCCGTGGAAAAAACGCTGGGACGCTCCCTGAAAAAATAA